A region from the Syntrophorhabdaceae bacterium genome encodes:
- a CDS encoding DUF882 domain-containing protein — MYRSLLIAVSLIILFPCPGTSSSDPVRFFRTGDGTISIRNEHNGREATVNLFDADGRFNEKALDAIDGVFGFSDGRKGEHISLRLLILLDYFSDKVAPGKMIHLISGYRSPAYNQKLKKSGGNVARTSTHMDGMALDFYLEGIGGKVLWEAIRKENCCGVGHYGGKSIHLDSGKPRFWEAATSKTGTRESEFNRKLYLSTEYDRYRQGEKVRFLLTSLSDFPFGIRKTAALVKDGEGKNDAAVLTIQGRGEEECVMVNDRNASRSIRATLPAGLEAGRYRIRFDFCRRPFEQMPTKTLSNEIEIVGE; from the coding sequence ATGTACCGGTCTTTGTTGATCGCCGTTTCACTGATCATACTCTTCCCTTGTCCTGGCACGTCATCATCGGACCCTGTGCGTTTCTTTCGGACGGGGGACGGCACGATAAGCATACGGAATGAGCACAATGGACGAGAAGCGACGGTGAATCTTTTTGATGCCGACGGCAGGTTCAATGAAAAGGCTCTCGATGCAATCGACGGGGTGTTTGGTTTTTCCGACGGTCGGAAGGGAGAGCATATCTCTCTAAGGCTTCTCATCTTACTGGATTATTTCTCTGACAAGGTCGCTCCCGGTAAGATGATCCATCTCATTTCAGGCTACAGGAGCCCTGCCTATAACCAGAAGCTGAAGAAGTCCGGCGGCAACGTGGCAAGGACGAGCACTCATATGGACGGCATGGCCCTGGATTTCTACCTGGAGGGGATAGGCGGCAAGGTCCTGTGGGAGGCTATTCGCAAGGAGAATTGCTGCGGAGTCGGCCATTACGGAGGCAAGAGCATTCACCTCGATTCCGGAAAGCCCCGCTTCTGGGAGGCGGCAACGTCTAAGACCGGCACGAGGGAAAGTGAATTCAACCGCAAACTCTACCTGTCAACCGAATATGATCGCTACAGGCAAGGAGAGAAGGTCCGCTTCCTCCTCACTTCCTTGAGTGATTTTCCATTCGGGATCCGCAAGACAGCCGCATTGGTCAAGGATGGTGAAGGAAAGAATGACGCGGCGGTGCTGACAATTCAAGGCCGGGGCGAAGAAGAGTGCGTCATGGTCAATGACAGGAACGCGTCGCGATCGATCCGGGCAACGCTGCCCGCGGGATTGGAAGCGGGTCGATACAGAATTCGATTTGATTTCTGCAGAAGACCATTTGAACAAATGCCAACCAAGACCTTATCAAACGAGATAGAGATCGTTGGAGAGTGA
- a CDS encoding acetate--CoA ligase family protein — MGALILSVDAITFLEEQGFPVLKSCLAKNEDEAADKAGEIGFPVTLKLSSPDVIHKTEASGIRVSLKDETAVREAFREIVGSFASDTSRRLDGVMVQEQGGGIEVIVGMLSDPQFGPVLMFGLGGIFVEAMKDVSFRLVPLGPSDAKDMLEELKGCEVLKNPRNGSVDLAAIESFLFRISTFLADRPEIREMDLNPVFVSSHGIRICDARIKIQ, encoded by the coding sequence GTGGGAGCATTGATACTCTCGGTAGATGCCATAACATTCCTTGAAGAACAGGGGTTCCCCGTCCTGAAAAGTTGTCTGGCAAAGAACGAGGACGAGGCCGCAGACAAGGCGGGGGAGATAGGTTTTCCGGTGACGCTGAAGCTTTCGTCTCCGGACGTGATACACAAGACGGAAGCGAGCGGCATACGCGTTTCTCTCAAGGACGAAACCGCGGTGAGAGAAGCATTCAGGGAGATCGTCGGAAGCTTTGCCTCGGACACATCCAGGAGACTCGACGGGGTTATGGTGCAGGAACAAGGCGGCGGTATCGAGGTGATCGTGGGGATGCTCAGCGATCCACAGTTCGGACCCGTTCTGATGTTCGGACTGGGAGGCATCTTTGTGGAGGCGATGAAAGACGTTTCCTTCAGATTGGTCCCGCTGGGACCTTCCGATGCGAAGGATATGCTGGAAGAACTGAAGGGGTGCGAAGTGCTGAAGAACCCTCGAAATGGTTCCGTCGATCTCGCGGCGATCGAGAGTTTTCTCTTCCGGATCTCAACGTTTCTTGCAGACCGTCCCGAAATACGGGAAATGGATCTAAACCCCGTATTTGTCTCCTCTCATGGTATCCGGATCTGTGACGCCAGGATAAAGATACAGTGA
- a CDS encoding CoA-binding protein, translated as MTNERLTRLFSPASVAVIGASNSFDKLGYHVMKSLVGNYRGKIFPINPKGEKIWGLISYPSLEAIPGEVDLAVIAVPARAVPETLHACGRKGVSGVVLITAGFKEIEDPGGGALEEEIREIAGRYGLPIIGPNTFGFVNLSSAVNASFTSEFSRIEKGGVALISQSGGICHLCGFLAIEQRVAMSKLMSLGNRCNVDFPELLTHLVETDDTTRVVALYIEGLDEPRKLLDAARSLRGKKPIIALKAGKSEKGDSASRFHTGSLAGNHAIWKGALRQAGILEVATAEELLDAAKAIDSCPLPGGTRIAVLSGQAGPGMIASDALEPCGLRLSEFSEATQRRINDLLPPIAIRSNPVDMGPAWYNPGNIIEILKTVLDDEQTDGVIFLAMYASANLKLAEGMVEYMKAVDPFRKPVIACFTAPPGIWDEPIKALDRSKGAAILPTPERAVNAMANLWKVRLLTKGTG; from the coding sequence ATGACGAATGAAAGACTTACCCGGCTTTTCTCTCCCGCCTCCGTCGCGGTCATCGGGGCATCCAACAGCTTTGACAAGCTCGGCTATCACGTGATGAAGAGCCTTGTCGGCAATTACCGGGGAAAGATATTTCCCATTAATCCAAAGGGCGAGAAGATCTGGGGCCTCATATCGTACCCTTCGCTGGAAGCGATACCGGGGGAGGTCGACCTGGCGGTCATCGCCGTGCCCGCCCGCGCGGTGCCGGAAACACTTCACGCGTGCGGGCGCAAGGGCGTAAGCGGGGTGGTGCTGATCACGGCGGGCTTCAAGGAGATCGAGGACCCCGGCGGCGGCGCCCTGGAAGAAGAGATCAGGGAGATAGCGGGGCGGTACGGTTTGCCCATCATCGGGCCGAATACCTTCGGTTTCGTCAACCTGAGTTCCGCGGTGAACGCGTCCTTCACATCCGAGTTCTCACGCATCGAAAAAGGCGGTGTCGCCCTCATAAGCCAGAGCGGGGGCATCTGCCATCTCTGCGGTTTTCTCGCGATCGAGCAGAGGGTGGCTATGTCGAAGCTCATGAGCCTCGGCAACCGCTGCAACGTCGACTTCCCCGAGCTTCTCACGCATCTCGTTGAGACCGACGACACAACGCGGGTGGTGGCCCTGTATATAGAGGGGCTTGACGAGCCGAGGAAGCTTCTCGATGCCGCGAGGTCGCTTCGCGGGAAGAAGCCCATCATCGCGCTGAAGGCGGGTAAGAGCGAAAAGGGCGACAGCGCGAGCCGGTTCCACACCGGTTCCCTTGCCGGGAACCACGCGATCTGGAAAGGCGCCCTTCGCCAGGCGGGGATCCTGGAGGTCGCCACGGCGGAAGAGCTTCTCGATGCGGCAAAAGCCATCGATTCATGTCCCTTGCCGGGAGGAACCCGCATAGCCGTGCTGTCCGGCCAGGCGGGTCCGGGGATGATCGCCTCCGATGCCCTCGAGCCGTGCGGGCTCAGGCTGTCGGAATTTTCAGAGGCCACCCAGCGGAGGATCAACGACCTTCTGCCTCCCATCGCCATCCGCTCCAATCCCGTGGATATGGGGCCTGCATGGTACAATCCCGGAAATATCATCGAGATCCTGAAGACGGTGCTCGACGACGAACAGACGGATGGCGTCATCTTCCTTGCCATGTATGCGTCGGCCAACCTGAAGCTGGCAGAGGGGATGGTTGAATATATGAAGGCCGTGGACCCTTTTCGAAAACCTGTCATTGCCTGCTTCACCGCTCCTCCCGGCATATGGGACGAGCCTATAAAGGCGCTTGACCGCAGCAAAGGGGCAGCGATCCTTCCCACGCCCGAACGGGCTGTGAATGCCATGGCCAACCTGTGGAAGGTCAGACTGTTAACGAAAGGGACGGGGTGA
- a CDS encoding 4Fe-4S dicluster domain-containing protein, translating to MDQQELRRREDQCIQDELPWCAAACPLHIDVRAFVGHLARSDRKEALGTLRRTMPLPNILGRICDAPCEEHCKRSEAGEAIRIGALERYCVCQGSEPQKLLPLPPRGKRIAIAGSGLSSLAAAWDCLRKGYGVCIFEPGKRPGGSLAEGYPDLLPWKVIEDEIAFLVKLGMEIQPGAAADGPGFLDNCLQSFGAVYVGLDSLRAGPWGLEEDDTGSIRVDPGTQGTSREGVFAGGLPRGGRISPVWQAAEGRFAANSMDRYLQRVSLTAGREKEGPLPTRLFAGITDVIPLPAIEASDPPKGYTSEEALHEARRCLQCQCLECVKVCVYLERFGAYPRKYTREIYNNESIVRGAHQANKLINSCSLCGLCEAVCPEGFAMQDLCREARESMVERGKMPPSAHEFALQDMAFSLSDRFALARHGPGLKASAQAFFPGCQLSGSQPDKVIAVYEYLRSRLTGGVGLMLGCCGAPAWWAGSREQFASCLEAVMGQWSSLGGPKLIFACSTCLRIFKDHLPEVAVTSLWTVLDEMEGPIPPGTSREPSLVLHDPCTTRSEPGIQTSVRHILGRLGVRVGELELGRARTECCGFGGLQQNANPEMARETARVRARRSEEDYLAYCAMCRDRLASAGKRVLHVLDLLFPDPRVPDPAALKDPGWSRRQENRSRLKDRFLEDLWSEPLMRTAEHRKIKLEIEPEVRVLLEERRILDEDLRKVIHHAEMSGEKFFHPETGRFKAAFRPRKVTFWVEYGRGAEGFVVYNAYSHRMELRVS from the coding sequence ATGGACCAACAAGAACTGCGTCGGCGGGAAGACCAATGCATCCAGGACGAGCTCCCCTGGTGTGCCGCCGCCTGTCCCCTGCACATCGATGTCCGCGCCTTCGTCGGGCATCTGGCTCGGTCGGACCGGAAGGAGGCGCTGGGGACGCTGCGCAGGACAATGCCTTTGCCCAACATCCTGGGACGCATCTGTGATGCCCCCTGTGAGGAGCACTGCAAGAGGTCCGAGGCGGGGGAGGCCATTCGGATAGGCGCCCTGGAGCGCTATTGCGTGTGCCAGGGTTCGGAACCCCAGAAGCTTCTTCCTCTGCCCCCGCGGGGAAAACGCATTGCCATAGCCGGCAGCGGATTGAGCAGTCTGGCGGCGGCCTGGGATTGCCTGCGCAAAGGGTATGGCGTCTGCATTTTCGAACCGGGGAAAAGACCGGGTGGATCGCTGGCGGAGGGTTATCCGGATCTATTGCCCTGGAAGGTCATCGAAGATGAAATAGCTTTCCTGGTGAAACTCGGGATGGAGATCCAGCCGGGCGCCGCTGCGGATGGGCCTGGTTTCCTGGACAATTGTCTCCAATCCTTCGGAGCCGTGTATGTGGGATTGGATTCCTTGCGCGCGGGACCGTGGGGCCTGGAAGAGGATGATACGGGAAGCATCCGTGTCGACCCCGGGACGCAAGGGACGAGCCGCGAAGGCGTTTTTGCGGGCGGGCTGCCCCGCGGCGGCCGGATATCGCCTGTCTGGCAGGCGGCCGAAGGCCGCTTCGCCGCGAATTCCATGGACCGTTATCTCCAGAGGGTGTCTCTCACCGCGGGACGGGAAAAGGAAGGCCCCCTGCCGACACGTCTCTTCGCCGGTATCACCGATGTTATACCCCTGCCGGCCATAGAGGCGTCGGACCCTCCGAAGGGCTATACGAGCGAGGAGGCCCTCCACGAGGCGCGCCGGTGCCTTCAATGCCAGTGCCTGGAATGCGTCAAGGTCTGTGTCTACCTGGAACGGTTCGGAGCGTACCCCAGGAAATACACGCGGGAGATCTATAACAACGAATCCATTGTCAGGGGTGCGCATCAGGCGAACAAGCTCATCAATTCCTGCAGTCTCTGCGGACTCTGTGAGGCGGTCTGCCCCGAAGGCTTTGCCATGCAGGACCTTTGTCGTGAGGCACGGGAAAGCATGGTCGAGAGGGGCAAGATGCCTCCGTCTGCTCATGAGTTCGCCCTGCAGGATATGGCCTTCAGCTTAAGCGACCGCTTTGCCCTCGCCCGCCATGGACCCGGCCTGAAGGCGAGCGCCCAGGCCTTTTTCCCGGGGTGCCAGCTTTCGGGCTCTCAACCGGACAAGGTCATCGCCGTCTATGAGTACCTGCGGTCCAGGCTTACGGGAGGGGTGGGGCTCATGCTGGGATGCTGCGGGGCGCCGGCCTGGTGGGCCGGCTCCAGGGAGCAGTTCGCCTCCTGTCTCGAAGCGGTCATGGGGCAATGGAGCAGCCTGGGCGGGCCGAAACTGATATTTGCCTGCTCCACCTGCCTTCGGATCTTCAAGGACCACCTGCCGGAGGTCGCGGTGACCTCTCTATGGACGGTGCTCGACGAGATGGAGGGACCAATACCGCCCGGGACCTCCCGCGAACCATCCCTCGTCCTTCACGATCCCTGCACCACGAGGTCCGAACCGGGTATTCAGACATCGGTCCGGCATATACTGGGCCGGCTGGGAGTCCGCGTCGGGGAACTCGAACTCGGCCGGGCGAGGACCGAGTGCTGCGGCTTCGGAGGGCTTCAGCAGAATGCCAACCCGGAGATGGCCCGCGAGACGGCGCGCGTGAGGGCCCGCAGAAGCGAAGAGGATTACCTGGCCTACTGCGCCATGTGCCGGGACAGGCTGGCATCGGCGGGCAAACGGGTCCTCCACGTTCTGGACCTTCTCTTTCCGGACCCGCGGGTGCCCGATCCGGCGGCCCTCAAAGACCCAGGCTGGTCGCGCAGGCAGGAGAATCGCTCCCGCCTCAAAGACCGTTTCCTCGAAGATCTCTGGTCGGAGCCGCTGATGAGGACCGCCGAGCACCGGAAGATAAAGCTGGAGATAGAACCTGAGGTGCGGGTCCTGCTGGAGGAGCGGCGCATCCTGGACGAGGACCTGCGGAAGGTGATCCATCATGCCGAGATGAGCGGCGAAAAGTTCTTTCATCCCGAGACGGGCCGTTTCAAGGCCGCCTTCAGGCCCCGCAAGGTCACCTTCTGGGTTGAGTACGGCAGGGGCGCCGAAGGGTTCGTTGTCTACAATGCTTACAGTCATCGCATGGAGCTGAGGGTCTCATGA
- a CDS encoding molybdopterin-dependent oxidoreductase, with protein sequence MIKRTISVNGSNRTVIAQADESLANVLRGQLGLTGTKVGCGQGECGACNVIMDDKLVRSCITKMSRVPEGARVTTIEGIGAPGSLHPLQLAWIIHGGAQCGFCTPGFIVSARVLLAQNPNPTREQVREWFSGHRNACRCTGYKPIVDAVMDAAKVLRGEMDASELLFRMPADGEIWGSKYPRPSAVAKVTGALDYGDDLGLKMPADTLHLALVQAKVSHANIKGIDISEAEKMPGVFKVVTHRDVKGKNRITGLITFPTNAGDGWDRPILCDDKVYQYGDAIAIVCADTQGAAEAAAVKVKVDLEELPAYMSAPAAMAEDAIEIHPGTPNIYFRIPIIKGEDTAPIMSTAAHVVEGEYYLQRQPHMTMETDVGLAYYDDEGRLTIHSKSIGIHLHHAMIAPGLGVEPEKLRLIQNPSGGTFGYKFSPTMEALLGAACMATNRPVFLRYNYYQHITYTGKRSPFWMKVKYGADKDGKLLAMESDWSVDHGPYSEFGDLVTMRGAQFIGAGYGIPNIRGEGRTVCTNHAWGSAFRAYGSPQSFFAGESLMDELAAKMGEDPLELRARNVYRPGDTTPTGQTPEVLCFADMIDKLRPLYQEARKKARAGSSDDIKRGVGISLGIYGCGLDGPDSSEMRVELNPDNTVTVFNAWEDHGQGADMGTLGTAHKALRPLGLTPEQIHLVMNDTALTPNSGPAGGSRSQVMTGNAIKNGCELLLAAMRKPDGTYRTYEEMVAEKMALSYSGVWTASMCTACSLETAQGAPFPVYMYGMFMAEVAVDAKTGKTAVEGFTVMADVGKINNKLVVDGQIYGGVAQGIGLALTEDFEDLKKHTSLHACGLPYSKDIPDKIDIHYMETFRENGPFGAAGAGELPLTSSHVAVINAIYDATGVRIRHLPALPEKVLTGLKAGK encoded by the coding sequence ATGATCAAGAGAACAATTAGTGTTAACGGTTCCAATCGAACGGTGATTGCCCAGGCGGACGAGTCTCTGGCGAATGTTCTTCGCGGTCAGCTCGGATTGACAGGGACCAAGGTCGGCTGCGGGCAGGGTGAGTGCGGCGCGTGCAACGTGATCATGGACGATAAGCTGGTCCGCTCCTGCATCACGAAGATGTCGAGGGTGCCCGAAGGGGCCCGTGTAACCACCATCGAGGGGATAGGCGCGCCTGGCAGTCTCCACCCCCTGCAGCTTGCGTGGATCATCCACGGCGGCGCCCAGTGCGGTTTCTGCACGCCGGGATTCATCGTCTCGGCGAGAGTCCTCCTGGCTCAGAACCCGAATCCCACCCGGGAGCAGGTCCGCGAATGGTTCAGTGGTCACCGCAACGCCTGCCGCTGTACCGGATATAAACCCATAGTCGACGCGGTGATGGACGCCGCGAAGGTGCTCCGCGGCGAGATGGATGCCTCGGAGCTTCTCTTCAGGATGCCCGCCGACGGCGAAATATGGGGCAGCAAGTACCCGAGGCCATCGGCGGTTGCCAAGGTGACGGGCGCCCTCGATTACGGCGACGACCTGGGGCTGAAGATGCCCGCCGACACCCTCCACCTGGCTCTTGTCCAGGCAAAGGTGTCTCATGCCAACATCAAGGGCATCGATATTTCGGAGGCCGAAAAGATGCCCGGGGTCTTCAAGGTGGTTACCCACAGGGATGTGAAGGGCAAGAACCGGATCACCGGCCTCATTACTTTTCCCACCAATGCCGGCGATGGTTGGGACCGCCCTATCCTGTGCGACGACAAGGTGTACCAGTATGGGGACGCCATCGCGATTGTCTGTGCCGATACTCAAGGCGCGGCTGAAGCGGCCGCCGTGAAGGTCAAGGTCGACCTCGAGGAGCTGCCGGCCTACATGAGTGCGCCCGCCGCCATGGCGGAGGACGCCATAGAGATCCATCCCGGCACTCCGAACATCTATTTCAGGATCCCCATCATAAAGGGGGAGGACACGGCGCCCATCATGTCCACGGCGGCGCACGTGGTGGAAGGGGAATACTACCTGCAGCGCCAGCCCCATATGACGATGGAAACGGATGTCGGCCTCGCGTACTACGACGATGAAGGCCGGTTGACCATCCACTCCAAGAGCATCGGCATCCATCTCCATCACGCGATGATCGCCCCCGGGCTCGGTGTTGAGCCGGAAAAGCTGCGCCTCATCCAGAACCCCTCGGGAGGCACCTTCGGATACAAGTTCAGTCCCACCATGGAGGCCCTCCTCGGGGCGGCCTGCATGGCCACGAATCGCCCCGTCTTCCTCCGCTACAATTATTACCAGCACATCACTTACACCGGCAAGCGCTCGCCCTTCTGGATGAAGGTCAAGTACGGGGCCGACAAGGACGGCAAGCTCCTCGCCATGGAGAGCGATTGGAGCGTCGATCATGGGCCTTATTCGGAATTCGGGGACCTCGTGACCATGCGGGGGGCCCAGTTCATCGGCGCCGGCTATGGCATCCCCAATATCCGGGGCGAGGGAAGGACGGTCTGCACCAACCACGCATGGGGAAGCGCCTTCCGGGCTTACGGTTCACCGCAGAGCTTCTTTGCCGGCGAGAGCCTGATGGATGAGCTGGCGGCGAAGATGGGAGAGGACCCCCTGGAACTGCGGGCCCGCAATGTCTACCGGCCGGGAGACACGACTCCGACAGGCCAGACGCCGGAGGTCCTCTGTTTTGCGGATATGATCGACAAACTGCGCCCGCTGTACCAGGAGGCCAGAAAGAAGGCCAGAGCGGGCTCCAGCGATGATATCAAGAGAGGCGTGGGGATATCGCTCGGCATTTACGGCTGCGGTCTTGACGGGCCGGACAGTTCCGAGATGCGCGTTGAATTGAACCCGGACAACACCGTGACGGTCTTCAATGCCTGGGAAGACCACGGCCAGGGGGCCGACATGGGAACCCTGGGCACGGCCCACAAGGCGTTGAGGCCCCTGGGACTGACTCCGGAACAGATCCACCTCGTGATGAACGATACGGCCCTGACGCCCAACTCAGGTCCCGCCGGGGGCAGCCGTTCCCAGGTGATGACGGGCAACGCGATCAAGAACGGCTGTGAGCTCCTCCTCGCTGCCATGCGCAAGCCCGACGGCACCTATCGCACCTACGAGGAGATGGTCGCGGAAAAGATGGCGCTTTCCTACTCCGGCGTCTGGACCGCCTCCATGTGCACCGCCTGCTCGCTGGAAACGGCCCAGGGAGCACCTTTCCCTGTTTACATGTACGGTATGTTCATGGCCGAGGTGGCCGTCGATGCGAAGACTGGAAAAACGGCAGTCGAAGGCTTCACCGTCATGGCCGATGTCGGTAAGATCAACAACAAACTGGTCGTCGATGGTCAGATCTATGGAGGTGTCGCCCAGGGCATCGGCCTTGCCCTCACGGAAGACTTTGAGGACCTGAAGAAACATACCTCCCTTCACGCCTGCGGATTGCCTTACTCGAAAGACATCCCCGATAAGATCGATATCCATTATATGGAGACTTTCCGTGAAAACGGGCCTTTCGGGGCCGCAGGGGCGGGCGAGCTTCCCCTGACCTCGTCCCATGTGGCCGTCATCAACGCTATTTACGATGCCACGGGGGTGCGCATCAGGCATCTTCCGGCCCTGCCGGAAAAGGTCCTGACCGGGCTCAAGGCCGGGAAGTAG